The Pseudomonas sp. R4-35-07 genome contains a region encoding:
- a CDS encoding NAD synthetase → MSNPLLSIGMDSNRSQFMARQRIESQINLPRLFAAIDADPGIVGAGVVYIDADFNVITLREFKPICSIQPKRIILREAQKYVAPTQFAQHVTSNPRESRLIGEAVNTGISCLGAVISWAAIASGTLLVPFSAGASSVVVVIGYAAAGASSLQCINGLARTTLEVAKPEVNDWLDSEGWYQNASIVLDAASLVGVGASTLTTIKLVRAAKASTGKSLRDVLRGLNRQERARLTKELLSINHPSLTAKMLKLRQASGELTKRFTPTQLKHGTTTQIKDALSAVVGFGGSAYSGNVNTIAIGLYEEVKEWAN, encoded by the coding sequence ATGAGCAACCCCCTGCTCAGCATCGGCATGGACTCCAACCGCTCCCAGTTCATGGCGCGCCAACGTATTGAAAGCCAGATCAACCTGCCGCGCCTGTTCGCGGCCATCGACGCCGACCCAGGCATCGTTGGCGCAGGCGTTGTCTACATCGACGCCGACTTCAACGTCATTACCCTGCGCGAATTCAAGCCCATTTGCAGCATCCAGCCCAAGCGCATCATCCTGCGGGAGGCGCAGAAATACGTTGCACCGACACAATTCGCTCAACATGTGACGAGCAACCCCAGAGAGTCCAGGCTGATCGGCGAGGCCGTGAACACCGGGATCTCTTGTCTGGGCGCTGTCATCAGTTGGGCTGCGATTGCCAGCGGCACCCTTCTGGTGCCGTTCAGTGCGGGCGCCAGTTCCGTCGTTGTGGTGATAGGGTACGCGGCGGCGGGCGCGAGTTCGCTGCAATGCATCAATGGCCTTGCCCGCACGACGCTTGAGGTGGCCAAGCCCGAGGTCAACGATTGGCTCGACAGTGAAGGCTGGTACCAGAATGCTTCCATTGTGCTCGACGCAGCGTCGCTGGTCGGCGTGGGCGCTTCGACCCTGACGACGATCAAGCTGGTCAGGGCCGCCAAAGCCTCGACGGGCAAGAGCCTGCGGGATGTGCTGCGCGGTTTGAATCGGCAGGAAAGAGCCAGGCTGACGAAAGAGCTGCTGAGCATCAACCATCCCAGCTTGACCGCGAAGATGCTCAAGTTGAGGCAGGCGTCGGGTGAACTCACCAAGCGTTTCACCCCTACGCAGCTCAAGCACGGCACAACGACCCAGATCAAGGACGCCCTGAGCGCAGTCGTAGGGTTCGGCGGGAGCGCCTACTCCGGAAACGTCAATACCATCGCGATCGGGCTGTACGAGGAAGTAAAAGAATGGGCGAATTGA
- a CDS encoding DUF2126 domain-containing protein: MSIHVALHHVTHYRYDRAVELGPQIVRLRPAAHSRTRILSYALKVLPEQHFINWQQDPQGNYLARLVFPEKTDQLRIEVDLVAEMAVFNPFDFFLEPYAENIPFSYAADEQRELAPYLETLPLTPKFAAYLAGIDRTPLPAVDFLVGLNQRLAADIGYLIRMEPGVQTPEFTLENASGSCRDSAWLLVQLLRNLGLAARFVSGYLIQLTADVKALDGPSGTEVDFTDLHAWCEVYLPGAGWIGLDATSGLFAGEGHIPLACSPDPSSAAPISGLVEPCECEFTHEMSVERIWEAPRVTKPYTEEQWLAIQALGRQIDGDLLRDDVRLTMGGEPTFVSIDDPDGAEWNTDALGPDKRRLSAELFQRLRKHYAPQGLVHFGQGKWYPGEQLPRWSLNCYWRRDGVPIWHNSALIADEQADCGADGLLAGRFLASVAERLKLPASFVFPAFEDNFYYLWREGTLPQNVSAQDPRLSDDLERERLRKVFGQGLDKIIGQVLPLARTAANDRWQSGRWYLRDDHCRLVPGDSPLGYRLPLASQPWVTAAEYPFVHPTDPNQDQPQLPSTAQLQSHGEPAPSEEREPQLDESADWLTRTALCAEAREGRLYLFMPPLERVEDYLELVTAIEATAEELQCPVLLEGYEPPADTRLSNFRVTPDPGVIEVNVQPSATWDELVERTEFLYEEARQTRLTTEKFMIDGRHTGTGGGNHFVLGGATPKDSPFLRRPDLLRSLISYWHNHPSLSYLFSGLFIGPTSQAPRVDEARNDALYELEIAFAQMPAPGEECPPWLVDRLLRNLLIDVTGNTHRAEFCIDKLYSPDGATGRLGLLELRAFEMPPHARMSLTQQLLLRALVARFWREPYAPPKLARWGTELHDRFLLPHFIEQDFADVIAELNAAGYPLRAEWFAAHLAFRFPKVGDYAVSGIELELRQALEPWHVLGEEGAVGGTVRYVDSSLERLQVKLSGLPAQRYLLTCNGIPVPLQPTGRVGEFVAGVRYRAWQPSNCLQPTIAVHAPLVFDLLDTWMQRSLGGCQYHVAHPGGRNYDSLPVNANEAESRRMARFFRLGHSPGKLDVPTVVINDELPMTLDLRRFPNKND; encoded by the coding sequence GTGTCGATTCATGTCGCGTTGCACCACGTTACGCATTACCGCTACGACCGCGCTGTCGAACTCGGCCCGCAGATTGTGCGCTTGCGCCCGGCTGCCCACAGCCGCACGCGGATTTTGTCCTATGCGCTGAAAGTGCTGCCCGAGCAGCATTTCATCAACTGGCAGCAAGACCCCCAGGGCAACTACCTGGCACGCCTGGTGTTTCCCGAAAAGACTGACCAACTGCGCATCGAAGTCGATCTGGTCGCCGAGATGGCGGTATTCAACCCCTTCGACTTTTTCCTCGAGCCCTACGCCGAGAACATCCCTTTCAGCTATGCCGCCGATGAGCAGCGCGAGCTGGCGCCTTACCTGGAAACCTTGCCACTGACGCCGAAGTTTGCCGCCTACCTGGCCGGCATCGACCGTACGCCGTTGCCGGCCGTGGATTTCCTGGTCGGGCTCAACCAGCGTCTGGCTGCCGATATCGGCTACCTGATCCGCATGGAACCGGGCGTGCAAACCCCGGAATTCACCCTGGAAAACGCCTCGGGCTCGTGCCGCGATTCGGCCTGGCTGCTGGTGCAACTGCTGCGCAACCTGGGGCTGGCGGCGCGGTTTGTCTCTGGCTACCTGATCCAGCTCACCGCAGACGTCAAGGCCCTGGACGGCCCCTCCGGTACCGAAGTGGACTTCACCGATCTGCACGCCTGGTGCGAGGTGTATTTGCCTGGCGCCGGCTGGATCGGCCTGGATGCCACCTCCGGGTTGTTCGCCGGTGAGGGGCATATTCCGTTGGCCTGTAGTCCAGATCCGTCGTCCGCCGCACCAATCAGTGGGCTGGTGGAACCGTGCGAGTGCGAATTCACCCACGAAATGTCGGTAGAGCGGATTTGGGAGGCCCCGAGGGTCACCAAGCCCTACACCGAAGAGCAGTGGCTGGCGATCCAGGCCCTGGGTCGGCAGATCGATGGTGACCTGCTCAGGGACGATGTGCGCCTGACCATGGGCGGCGAACCGACATTCGTGTCCATCGACGACCCCGACGGCGCCGAGTGGAACACCGACGCCCTGGGGCCGGACAAGCGCCGCCTGTCCGCTGAACTGTTCCAGCGCCTGCGCAAGCACTACGCGCCGCAGGGCCTGGTGCACTTCGGCCAGGGCAAGTGGTACCCCGGCGAGCAACTGCCGCGCTGGTCGCTCAACTGCTACTGGCGCCGCGACGGGGTGCCGATCTGGCACAACAGCGCGCTGATCGCCGATGAGCAAGCAGACTGCGGCGCGGATGGCCTATTGGCCGGGCGCTTCCTGGCCAGCGTCGCCGAACGCCTCAAGCTGCCGGCGAGCTTTGTGTTCCCGGCGTTCGAAGACAACTTCTACTACCTGTGGCGCGAGGGGACGCTGCCGCAAAACGTCAGCGCCCAGGACCCGCGCCTGAGTGACGATCTGGAACGCGAACGCCTGCGCAAAGTCTTCGGCCAAGGCTTGGATAAAATCATCGGCCAGGTGCTGCCGCTGGCGCGCACTGCCGCCAATGATCGCTGGCAGAGCGGGCGCTGGTACCTGCGCGACGATCACTGTCGCCTGGTGCCCGGCGATTCGCCGTTGGGTTATCGACTGCCGTTGGCCTCGCAGCCTTGGGTGACGGCAGCGGAATATCCGTTCGTGCATCCGACCGACCCGAATCAGGATCAACCGCAACTGCCCAGCACAGCGCAATTGCAAAGCCATGGCGAGCCCGCGCCGAGTGAAGAGCGTGAGCCACAGCTGGATGAATCCGCCGACTGGCTGACCCGCACCGCGCTGTGTGCCGAAGCACGGGAAGGGCGCCTCTATCTGTTCATGCCGCCGCTGGAGCGCGTGGAAGACTATCTGGAGCTGGTGACGGCCATCGAGGCCACCGCTGAAGAACTGCAATGTCCGGTGTTGCTGGAGGGCTATGAGCCGCCGGCCGATACGCGTCTGAGCAACTTTCGCGTCACGCCGGACCCTGGCGTGATCGAGGTCAACGTGCAGCCGTCCGCCACCTGGGACGAGTTGGTGGAACGCACCGAGTTTCTTTACGAAGAAGCGCGGCAAACCCGCCTGACCACGGAAAAATTCATGATCGACGGCCGCCACACTGGCACCGGCGGCGGCAACCATTTCGTGTTGGGCGGCGCGACACCCAAGGACTCACCGTTCCTGCGCCGGCCCGACCTGCTGCGCAGCTTGATCAGCTACTGGCATAACCATCCATCTCTATCCTATCTGTTTTCCGGCCTGTTTATCGGCCCGACGTCCCAGGCACCACGGGTGGATGAAGCGCGCAACGACGCACTGTATGAGCTGGAAATCGCCTTTGCGCAAATGCCCGCGCCGGGCGAAGAATGCCCGCCCTGGCTGGTCGACCGGCTGCTGCGCAACCTGCTGATCGACGTGACGGGCAATACCCACCGTGCTGAGTTCTGCATCGACAAGCTCTATTCCCCCGACGGCGCCACCGGCCGTCTGGGCCTGTTGGAACTGCGCGCGTTTGAGATGCCGCCCCATGCGCGCATGAGCCTCACCCAGCAGTTGCTGTTGCGGGCGCTGGTCGCGCGTTTCTGGCGTGAACCTTACGCGCCACCGAAGCTGGCGCGCTGGGGCACCGAACTGCATGACCGCTTCCTGCTGCCGCATTTTATCGAACAGGATTTCGCGGATGTGATCGCGGAGCTCAACGCCGCCGGTTATCCGCTGCGCGCCGAGTGGTTTGCCGCGCACCTGGCGTTCCGTTTCCCCAAGGTCGGCGACTATGCCGTCAGTGGTATCGAGCTGGAACTGCGCCAGGCTCTGGAACCCTGGCATGTGCTGGGCGAGGAGGGCGCGGTGGGCGGCACGGTACGGTATGTGGATTCGTCCCTGGAACGCCTGCAGGTGAAGTTGAGCGGCTTGCCGGCGCAACGCTATCTGCTGACCTGCAACGGCATCCCGGTGCCGCTGCAGCCCACCGGCCGCGTCGGCGAGTTCGTCGCCGGCGTGCGTTACCGCGCCTGGCAACCGTCCAACTGCTTGCAACCGACCATCGCCGTGCATGCGCCGCTGGTGTTCGATCTGCTGGACACCTGGATGCAGCGTTCGCTGGGCGGTTGCCAATACCACGTGGCCCATCCGGGCGGGCGCAATTACGACAGCTTGCCGGTGAATGCCAATGAAGCCGAGAGCCGGCGGATGGCGCGGTTTTTCCGCTTGGGGCATAGTCCAGGCAAGCTGGACGTACCAACTGTAGTTATCAACGATGAATTGCCAATGACTCTCGATCTGCGGCGTTTCCCCAATAAAAATGATTGA
- a CDS encoding circularly permuted type 2 ATP-grasp protein, producing MSDLLDRYPLTPGTYHELLDASGAVRAHWQRLLDHLQRSTPAQLAQRQALLTRQIQENGVTYNVYADPKGADRPWELDLLPHVLAADEWQHLSAGIAQRARLLNAVLADLYGPQRLIKEGLLPAELVFGHNNFLWPCQGIQPPDGTFLHLFAVDLARTPDGRWWVTADRTQAPSGAGYALENRTIVSRAFPDLYRDLQVQHLTGFFRTLQDTLARQAPGDDQPPLIVLLTPGRFNESYFEHLYLARQLGYPLVEGGDLTVRDSTVFLKTLSGLRRVNAIMRRLDDDFCDPLELRTDSALGVPGLLDAVRQGNVLVANALGSGVLESPGLLGFLPKINEFLFGEALILPSIATWWCGEAPVLAEALEKLPQLLIKPAFPSQSFAPVFGRDLNAEQRQALAERMRARPYAYVAQELAQLSQAPVWHTVDDHLQHRAIGMRVYAVASDDGYRVLPGGLTRVAADADAEVVSMQRGGASKDTWVLGERAPGGEQWRAQRAIGAHDLVRRDPYLPSRVVENLFWFGRYCERCDDSARWLRIVLARYVDGDDPLALQAAVELGESLRLLPDEGALPERLLAALLGDDWPSSLRANLQRLQWAASQVRGKLSRENWQALVELQREAMELESETPDFGQLLDFLNRLVMSLAALSGFALDDMTRDEGWRFLMMGRRIERLQFLSSSLAAFLRGVAVFDQAGLEWLLELGNSSITYRSRYLAVPQLIPVLDLLLLDEQNPHAVLFQLKLVSRTLRRLNDDFGVPRETGLGPLVEQLARFDLGCLENPLFGESSVRAALDGLADLLQAVADESGQVSDRLALRHFAHVDDVSQQTVSV from the coding sequence ATGTCCGATTTGCTCGACCGTTACCCCCTGACCCCAGGCACCTATCACGAACTGCTGGATGCCAGCGGCGCAGTGCGTGCCCATTGGCAGCGCCTGCTCGACCACCTGCAACGCAGCACGCCGGCCCAACTGGCCCAGCGCCAGGCATTGCTGACCCGGCAGATTCAGGAAAACGGCGTGACCTACAACGTCTACGCCGACCCCAAGGGCGCCGACCGTCCATGGGAACTGGACCTGTTGCCCCATGTGCTGGCCGCTGATGAGTGGCAGCACCTGTCGGCCGGTATTGCCCAGCGGGCGCGTCTGCTCAATGCCGTCCTCGCCGACCTCTATGGCCCGCAGCGCCTGATCAAAGAAGGCCTGCTGCCCGCCGAGCTGGTCTTCGGCCACAACAACTTTCTCTGGCCGTGCCAGGGTATCCAGCCGCCGGACGGGACCTTTCTGCACCTGTTCGCCGTTGACCTGGCCCGCACGCCGGATGGTCGCTGGTGGGTGACCGCCGACCGAACCCAAGCCCCCTCGGGCGCCGGTTATGCCCTGGAAAACCGTACCATCGTGTCCCGCGCCTTCCCGGATTTGTATCGTGACCTGCAGGTGCAACACCTCACCGGTTTCTTCCGCACCCTCCAGGACACCTTGGCCCGCCAGGCGCCCGGCGATGACCAGCCGCCGCTGATCGTGTTGCTCACGCCGGGGCGCTTCAACGAAAGCTATTTCGAACATCTCTACCTCGCCCGTCAGCTCGGTTACCCGCTGGTGGAAGGCGGCGACCTCACCGTGCGCGACAGCACGGTATTCCTCAAAACCCTCAGTGGCCTGCGCCGCGTAAACGCGATCATGCGTCGCCTGGACGACGACTTTTGCGACCCCCTGGAGCTGCGCACCGATTCGGCCCTCGGCGTACCCGGCCTGCTCGATGCCGTGCGCCAAGGCAACGTACTGGTGGCCAATGCCCTGGGCAGTGGCGTGCTGGAGTCGCCGGGGTTGCTCGGTTTCCTGCCGAAGATCAACGAATTTTTATTTGGTGAAGCACTGATCCTGCCGTCCATCGCCACCTGGTGGTGCGGCGAGGCGCCGGTGCTGGCCGAGGCGCTGGAAAAGCTGCCGCAGTTGCTGATCAAACCGGCGTTCCCTTCACAAAGTTTCGCTCCGGTATTCGGTCGCGACCTGAACGCCGAACAACGCCAGGCCCTGGCCGAACGCATGCGCGCGCGGCCCTACGCCTACGTCGCCCAGGAGTTGGCGCAGCTGTCTCAGGCGCCGGTGTGGCACACCGTGGATGACCACTTGCAACACCGCGCCATCGGCATGCGCGTATACGCCGTGGCCAGTGACGACGGCTACCGCGTACTGCCCGGCGGCTTGACCCGCGTGGCCGCTGACGCCGACGCCGAAGTGGTGTCGATGCAGCGCGGCGGTGCGAGCAAGGACACCTGGGTGCTCGGTGAACGTGCCCCCGGTGGCGAGCAATGGCGCGCCCAGCGCGCGATAGGCGCACACGACCTGGTGCGCCGCGATCCGTATCTGCCGTCACGCGTGGTAGAAAACCTGTTCTGGTTTGGCCGTTATTGCGAGCGCTGTGATGACAGCGCGCGCTGGCTGCGTATCGTGCTGGCGCGCTATGTCGACGGCGACGATCCGTTGGCGCTGCAGGCGGCGGTAGAGCTGGGTGAGAGCCTGCGATTGTTGCCGGATGAAGGGGCGCTTCCCGAACGCTTGCTGGCCGCGTTGCTCGGCGATGATTGGCCGTCGAGCCTGCGCGCCAATTTGCAGCGTTTGCAGTGGGCGGCGTCCCAGGTGCGCGGCAAGTTGTCCCGGGAAAACTGGCAGGCCCTGGTGGAACTGCAACGCGAAGCCATGGAGTTGGAGAGCGAAACCCCAGACTTCGGTCAACTGCTGGATTTCCTCAACCGCCTGGTGATGTCCCTGGCGGCGCTGTCGGGGTTTGCCCTGGACGACATGACCCGCGATGAAGGCTGGCGCTTCTTGATGATGGGCCGGCGTATCGAGCGCCTGCAGTTTCTCAGCAGCAGCCTTGCCGCGTTCCTGCGCGGTGTGGCGGTATTCGATCAGGCGGGGTTGGAGTGGTTGCTGGAGCTGGGCAACAGCAGCATCACCTACCGCTCGCGTTACCTGGCAGTGCCGCAACTGATTCCGGTGCTCGACCTGCTGTTGCTCGACGAGCAGAACCCCCATGCGGTGCTGTTCCAGCTGAAACTGGTGAGTCGTACCTTGCGGCGCTTGAACGATGATTTCGGCGTGCCACGGGAAACCGGCCTCGGGCCGTTGGTGGAGCAGTTGGCGCGCTTTGACCTGGGTTGCCTGGAGAACCCGCTGTTCGGCGAATCCAGCGTGCGTGCCGCGCTGGATGGCCTGGCCGACCTGCTGCAAGCGGTGGCCGATGAGAGTGGGCAAGTGTCGGATCGCCTGGCCTTGCGTCACTTTGCCCATGTGGATGATGTCAGCCAGCAAACGGTGTCGGTGTGA
- a CDS encoding transglutaminase family protein, whose translation MSARYQIFHDTHYHYDSPVSLAQQLAHLWPRPCAWQRCTWQTLDISPQPSSRRDELDVFGNPITRLAFERPHDELLVNAGLTVEVLTRPALDFQQSPPWDRTRDSLTYSSQSLSLEVIEACRYRFESPYVHLKKTFVEFSESCFPPGAPLLMGVQALMQKIFSEFTFDAEATQVATPLVEVLERRRGVCQDFAHLMLACLRSRGLAARYISGYLLTQPPPGQPRLIGADASHAWVSVFCPESGWVDFDPTNNVQPALEHITLAWGRDFSDVSPLRGVILGGGSHDPEVRVTVMPLM comes from the coding sequence ATGAGTGCGCGCTATCAGATTTTCCATGACACCCATTATCACTACGACAGCCCGGTGTCCCTGGCCCAGCAGCTGGCGCATTTATGGCCACGGCCCTGTGCGTGGCAGCGCTGCACCTGGCAAACCCTGGATATCAGCCCGCAGCCTTCTTCACGCCGCGATGAACTGGACGTGTTCGGCAACCCGATCACGCGCCTGGCGTTCGAGCGGCCCCATGATGAACTGCTGGTCAATGCCGGGCTGACCGTGGAAGTGCTGACGCGGCCCGCATTGGATTTCCAGCAATCGCCGCCGTGGGACCGCACCCGTGACAGCCTCACCTACAGCAGCCAATCGCTGTCGCTGGAGGTGATCGAAGCCTGCCGCTACCGCTTCGAATCGCCTTACGTGCATCTGAAAAAAACCTTCGTCGAATTCTCCGAAAGCTGCTTCCCGCCTGGCGCGCCTTTGTTGATGGGCGTGCAGGCGCTGATGCAAAAGATCTTCAGCGAATTCACCTTTGATGCCGAAGCCACGCAGGTCGCCACGCCGCTGGTGGAAGTACTGGAGCGCCGTCGCGGCGTGTGCCAGGACTTCGCCCACCTGATGCTCGCCTGCCTGCGTTCGCGGGGGCTGGCGGCACGCTATATCAGCGGCTACCTGCTGACCCAGCCACCGCCCGGCCAGCCACGGCTGATCGGCGCCGATGCGTCGCACGCGTGGGTGTCGGTGTTCTGCCCGGAGTCGGGCTGGGTGGATTTCGATCCAACGAATAATGTGCAGCCGGCGCTGGAGCACATCACCCTGGCGTGGGGCCGGGATTTTTCCGATGTGTCGCCGTTGCGAGGGGTGATCCTGGGAGGAGGGAGCCATGACCCGGAGGTGCGGGTGACGGTGATGCCGCTGATGTAA
- the azu gene encoding azurin — MFAKLVAVSLLTLASGQLLAAECKVTVDSTDQMSFNTKEITIDKSCKQFTVELTHSGSLPKNVMGHNWVLTSAANMQPVATDGMAAGIDKDYLKADDDRIIAHTKIIGAGEKDSVTFDVSKLTAGTDYMFFCSFPGHISMMKGTVVVK; from the coding sequence ATGTTCGCCAAACTCGTTGCTGTTTCCCTGCTGACTCTGGCTAGCGGCCAGTTGCTTGCCGCAGAGTGCAAGGTCACTGTCGACTCCACCGACCAGATGTCGTTCAACACCAAAGAAATCACCATCGACAAGAGCTGCAAGCAGTTCACCGTTGAGCTGACTCACTCTGGCAGCCTGCCGAAAAACGTCATGGGCCATAACTGGGTGCTGACCAGCGCCGCCAACATGCAGCCAGTTGCAACCGACGGCATGGCCGCTGGTATTGACAAGGACTACCTGAAAGCCGATGACGACCGCATCATTGCCCACACCAAAATCATTGGTGCCGGCGAGAAAGATTCGGTGACCTTTGATGTGTCCAAACTGACGGCGGGCACGGACTACATGTTCTTTTGCTCGTTCCCAGGCCATATTTCAATGATGAAAGGTACTGTGGTCGTCAAATAA
- the nadE gene encoding ammonia-dependent NAD(+) synthetase, with product MQAVQREIAQQLKVQAPFKDQAALEAEVARRVAFIQDCLRNSGLKSLVLGISGGVDSLTAGLLAQRAVQELRASSGDEAYRFIAVRLPYETQFDELEAQASVDFIEPDERHTVNIGPAVKALANEVAAFEGKPVASRDFVLGNTKARMRMVAQYTIAGAAGGLVIGTDHAAEAVMGFFTKFGDGACDLAPLSGLVKNQVRAIARHFGAPESLVEKVPTADLEDLSPGKPDEASHGVTYAEIDAFLHGEPLREEAFRIICETYRKTEHKRVMPFAP from the coding sequence ATGCAAGCCGTACAGCGTGAGATTGCGCAGCAGCTCAAGGTGCAAGCGCCGTTCAAAGACCAGGCCGCCCTTGAGGCAGAAGTCGCCAGGCGCGTGGCTTTTATTCAGGACTGCCTGCGCAATTCCGGGCTCAAGTCGTTGGTACTGGGCATCAGTGGCGGTGTCGACTCCCTGACCGCAGGCCTCTTGGCCCAGCGCGCCGTGCAGGAACTGCGCGCCAGCAGCGGCGACGAGGCCTATCGGTTTATCGCCGTGCGCCTGCCCTACGAAACCCAGTTCGACGAACTCGAAGCCCAGGCGTCGGTGGACTTCATCGAACCGGACGAGCGCCATACCGTCAACATCGGCCCGGCGGTCAAAGCCCTGGCCAATGAAGTCGCGGCGTTCGAGGGCAAACCGGTAGCATCCCGCGACTTCGTGCTGGGCAACACCAAGGCGCGCATGCGTATGGTCGCGCAGTACACAATCGCGGGCGCGGCCGGTGGGCTGGTGATCGGTACCGACCATGCGGCGGAAGCGGTCATGGGCTTTTTCACCAAGTTCGGTGACGGCGCCTGCGACCTGGCGCCGCTGAGCGGGCTGGTGAAAAACCAGGTGCGGGCGATTGCGCGGCATTTCGGCGCGCCGGAGTCGTTGGTGGAGAAAGTGCCGACCGCCGACCTGGAAGACCTGTCGCCGGGCAAGCCGGACGAAGCGTCACATGGCGTGACCTATGCCGAGATCGATGCGTTCCTGCACGGCGAGCCGTTGCGGGAGGAGGCGTTCAGGATTATTTGCGAGACGTACCGCAAGACTGAGCACAAGCGCGTGATGCCGTTTGCGCCTTGA
- the pncB gene encoding nicotinate phosphoribosyltransferase yields MSESVFADRIVQNLLDTDFYKLTMMQAVLHNYPNVEVEWEFRCRNSEDLRPYLAEIRYQIERLAELSLSPDQLGFLERISFMKPDFLRFLGLFRFNLRYVQTGIENGELFIRLRGPWLHVILFEVPMLAIVSEVRNRYRYQTVILEQAREQLYRKFDWLTANASRDELSELQVADFGTRRRFSYRVQEEVVSVLKHDFPGRFVGTSNVHLAREFDMKPLGTMAHEWIMAHQQLGPRLIDSQIAALDCWVREYRGLLGIALTDCITTDAFLGDFDLYFAKLFDGLRHDSGDPVQWAEKAIAHYHKLGIEPMSKTLVFSDSLTLPKALEIFRALRGRINVSFGIGTNLTCDIPGVEPMSIVLKMTACNGQPVAKISDEAGKTHCTDPNFVAYLRHVFKVPALSSKE; encoded by the coding sequence ATGAGCGAGAGTGTGTTTGCCGATCGCATCGTGCAGAACCTGCTCGACACCGACTTCTACAAGCTGACCATGATGCAGGCGGTGCTGCACAACTACCCGAACGTGGAGGTTGAATGGGAGTTTCGTTGCCGCAACAGCGAAGACCTGCGCCCTTACCTGGCGGAGATCCGCTACCAGATCGAACGCCTCGCCGAGCTGAGCCTGAGCCCGGACCAATTGGGTTTCCTGGAACGCATCAGCTTCATGAAGCCGGATTTCTTGCGTTTTCTCGGGCTGTTCCGCTTCAACCTGCGCTACGTGCAGACCGGTATCGAGAACGGCGAGCTGTTTATCCGCCTGCGCGGGCCGTGGCTGCATGTGATTTTGTTTGAAGTGCCGATGCTGGCCATCGTCAGCGAAGTGCGTAACCGCTACCGCTACCAGACCGTGATCCTGGAACAGGCCCGCGAGCAGCTGTACCGCAAGTTCGACTGGCTGACCGCCAACGCCAGCCGCGATGAGCTGTCCGAATTGCAAGTGGCCGACTTCGGCACGCGTCGGCGCTTCTCGTACCGGGTGCAGGAGGAAGTGGTCAGCGTGCTCAAGCACGACTTCCCTGGGCGTTTTGTCGGCACCAGCAACGTGCACCTGGCCCGCGAGTTCGATATGAAGCCGTTGGGCACCATGGCCCATGAGTGGATCATGGCCCACCAGCAACTCGGCCCGCGCCTGATCGACAGCCAGATCGCCGCCCTCGATTGCTGGGTCCGCGAGTACCGCGGCCTGCTGGGCATCGCCCTGACCGACTGCATCACCACCGATGCGTTCCTGGGCGACTTCGATTTGTACTTCGCCAAGCTGTTCGATGGCCTGCGCCACGACTCCGGCGACCCGGTGCAGTGGGCTGAAAAAGCCATCGCTCATTACCACAAGCTCGGCATCGAGCCGATGAGCAAGACCCTGGTGTTCTCCGACAGCCTCACACTGCCCAAGGCCCTGGAGATTTTCCGTGCGTTGCGCGGTCGCATCAATGTGAGCTTTGGCATCGGCACCAACCTGACCTGCGATATTCCAGGGGTGGAACCGATGAGCATCGTGCTTAAAATGACCGCCTGCAATGGCCAGCCCGTCGCGAAGATTTCCGATGAAGCGGGCAAGACCCACTGCACCGACCCCAATTTCGTCGCCTATTTGCGTCACGTTTTCAAAGTACCTGCCCTATCCAGCAAGGAGTGA